In one Halorubrum sp. CBA1229 genomic region, the following are encoded:
- the ilvB gene encoding biosynthetic-type acetolactate synthase large subunit, whose product MSDTAAHPREDDPEGAEEPAEGADDAPAADPDETPAAGAVSTGAESVVAALEAAGAETAFGVQGGAIMPVYDALYSSSIDHVTMAHEQGAVHAADAYGVVSGEPGLCLATSGPGATNLVTGIADADMDSDAMLALTGQVPTEFVGNDAFQETDTIGVTRPITKHNYFAGGADTVGDTVGEAFELSRAGRPGPTLVDLPKDVTQDETDETPGPAAPPAGTDPDPNADADAVEAAARAIEEAERPLCLFGGGVIKAEASDAARTFARTYGIPVTTTMPGIGSFPEDDELSLSWAGMHGTGYANMAITHTDCLIAVGTRFDDRLTGGIDTFAPEAEVVHVDIDPAEISKNVYADHPLIGDAERVLDQLTAAVREAPDAEAWRERCAEWKETYPLTYATPEDEPLKPQFVVEAFDEATDDDTIVTTGVGQHQMWASQFWTYTEPRTWVSSHGLGTMGYGVPAAVGARVAADNMGEPDRDVICFDGDGSFLMTMQELSVAVREDLDITFAVLNNEYIGMVRQWQDAFYEGRHMASDYTWMPEFDKLAEAFGALGLRVDDYDEVAPAVEEALDYDGPAVIDFHVDPEENVLPMVPSGGANGKFATAEDQL is encoded by the coding sequence ATGAGCGACACAGCAGCACACCCACGAGAGGACGACCCCGAGGGCGCCGAAGAGCCGGCGGAGGGAGCCGACGACGCCCCCGCCGCCGACCCCGACGAGACGCCCGCCGCGGGGGCGGTCTCGACCGGCGCGGAGTCGGTCGTCGCCGCCCTCGAGGCGGCCGGCGCGGAGACCGCCTTCGGCGTCCAGGGCGGCGCGATCATGCCCGTCTACGACGCCTTGTACAGTTCGTCGATCGACCACGTCACCATGGCCCACGAGCAGGGCGCCGTCCACGCCGCCGACGCGTACGGCGTCGTGTCCGGCGAACCGGGGCTCTGCCTCGCGACGTCCGGCCCCGGGGCGACGAACCTCGTCACCGGGATCGCCGACGCCGACATGGACTCCGACGCGATGCTCGCGTTGACCGGGCAGGTGCCGACCGAGTTCGTCGGCAACGACGCGTTCCAGGAGACCGACACCATCGGCGTCACGCGACCGATCACGAAACACAACTACTTCGCGGGCGGCGCCGACACCGTCGGCGACACCGTCGGCGAGGCGTTCGAGCTGTCGCGGGCCGGTCGCCCGGGACCGACGCTCGTCGACCTCCCGAAGGACGTCACGCAGGACGAGACCGACGAGACGCCGGGGCCGGCCGCACCGCCGGCCGGCACCGACCCCGACCCGAACGCCGACGCCGACGCGGTCGAGGCGGCCGCGCGGGCCATCGAGGAGGCCGAGCGCCCCCTCTGTCTGTTCGGCGGCGGCGTCATCAAGGCCGAGGCGAGCGACGCCGCGCGGACGTTCGCGCGGACGTACGGGATCCCGGTGACGACGACGATGCCGGGGATCGGCTCGTTCCCCGAGGACGACGAGCTCAGCCTCTCGTGGGCCGGGATGCACGGCACGGGCTACGCGAACATGGCGATCACCCACACCGACTGCCTGATCGCGGTCGGCACCCGATTCGACGACCGGCTCACCGGCGGCATCGACACGTTCGCCCCGGAGGCGGAGGTCGTTCACGTCGACATCGACCCGGCCGAGATCTCGAAGAACGTCTACGCGGACCACCCGCTGATCGGCGACGCGGAGCGCGTCCTCGACCAGCTGACCGCGGCGGTCCGCGAGGCGCCCGACGCCGAGGCGTGGCGCGAGCGGTGCGCAGAGTGGAAGGAGACGTACCCGCTCACCTACGCGACGCCCGAGGACGAGCCGCTGAAGCCGCAGTTCGTCGTCGAGGCGTTCGACGAGGCGACTGACGACGACACCATCGTGACGACCGGCGTGGGCCAACACCAGATGTGGGCCTCCCAGTTCTGGACGTACACGGAGCCCCGGACGTGGGTCTCCTCGCACGGCCTGGGCACGATGGGGTACGGCGTGCCCGCCGCGGTCGGCGCGCGCGTCGCCGCCGACAACATGGGCGAGCCCGACCGCGACGTGATCTGTTTCGACGGTGACGGCTCCTTCCTGATGACGATGCAGGAGCTCTCGGTGGCCGTCCGCGAGGACCTCGATATCACCTTCGCCGTGCTCAACAACGAGTACATCGGCATGGTGCGCCAGTGGCAGGACGCCTTCTACGAGGGGCGCCACATGGCCTCCGACTACACGTGGATGCCCGAGTTCGACAAGCTCGCCGAGGCGTTCGGCGCCCTCGGGCTCCGCGTCGACGACTACGACGAGGTCGCGCCGGCGGTCGAGGAGGCCCTCGACTACGACGGGCCCGCCGTGATCGACTTCCACGTCGACCCCGAGGAGAACGTCCTGCCGATGGTGCCGAGCGGGGGCGCGAACGGCAAGTTCGCCACCGCGGAGGACCAGCTATGA
- the ilvC gene encoding ketol-acid reductoisomerase — protein sequence MSDNDMQTVESNVYYDEDADGEAIAQKVVAVLGYGSQGHAHAQNLNESGVDVIVGLREDSSSREAAESDGLEVATPAEAAEAADIVSVLLPDTVQADVYEESIEPNLEPGDTLQFAHGFNIHYNQIQPPEDVDVTMIAPKSPGHIVRRNYENDQGTPGLLAVYQDATGEAHDEALAYAAAIGCTRAGVVETSFREETETDLFGEQAVLCGGIASLIKQGYETLVEAGYSPEMAYFECMNEMKLIVDLMYEGGLGAMWDSVSHTAEYGGLTRGDEIIDDQVRANMEEVLEGVQNGTFAREWISENQAGRPAYTQLRNAEKNHEIEAVGEELRGLFAWQEEGEEEEEESAEVTA from the coding sequence ATGAGCGACAACGACATGCAGACGGTCGAATCCAACGTATATTACGACGAAGACGCGGACGGCGAAGCGATCGCCCAGAAGGTCGTGGCCGTCCTCGGCTACGGCTCGCAGGGGCACGCGCACGCCCAGAACCTGAACGAGAGCGGCGTCGACGTAATCGTCGGCCTGCGCGAGGACAGCTCCTCGCGGGAGGCCGCCGAGAGCGACGGGCTCGAGGTTGCGACGCCCGCCGAGGCCGCCGAAGCGGCCGACATCGTGAGCGTCCTCCTCCCCGACACGGTCCAGGCGGACGTCTACGAGGAGTCGATCGAACCGAACCTCGAGCCCGGCGACACGCTCCAGTTCGCGCACGGGTTCAACATCCACTACAACCAGATCCAGCCGCCCGAGGACGTCGACGTGACGATGATCGCGCCGAAGTCGCCGGGCCACATCGTCCGCCGGAACTACGAGAACGACCAGGGGACGCCGGGACTGCTGGCGGTGTACCAGGACGCCACGGGCGAGGCCCACGACGAGGCGCTCGCGTACGCGGCCGCCATCGGCTGTACCCGCGCCGGCGTCGTCGAGACGAGCTTCCGGGAGGAGACCGAGACCGACCTGTTCGGCGAGCAGGCCGTCCTCTGCGGCGGCATCGCCTCGCTGATCAAGCAGGGGTACGAGACGCTCGTCGAGGCGGGGTACTCCCCCGAGATGGCGTACTTCGAGTGCATGAACGAGATGAAGCTCATCGTCGACCTGATGTACGAGGGCGGGCTCGGCGCCATGTGGGACTCCGTCTCGCACACGGCGGAGTACGGCGGGCTCACCCGCGGCGACGAGATCATCGACGACCAGGTCCGCGCGAACATGGAGGAGGTGCTCGAGGGCGTTCAGAACGGCACCTTCGCCCGCGAGTGGATCTCCGAGAACCAGGCCGGGCGGCCGGCGTACACCCAGCTGCGTAACGCCGAGAAGAACCACGAGATCGAGGCCGTCGGCGAGGAGCTGCGCGGCCTGTTCGCGTGGCAGGAAGAGGGCGAGGAAGAGGAAGAAGAGTCGGCGGAGGTGACCGCGTGA
- the leuC gene encoding 3-isopropylmalate dehydratase large subunit: MSEGTLYDKVWDRHKVTELPTGQDQLFVGLHLVHEVTSPQAFGMLRERGQEVAFPERTHATVDHIVPTGNRDRPFEDEAAETMMSELEENLRGSGINFSDPDSGDQGIVHVIGPEQGLTQPGMTIVCGDSHTSTHGAFGALAFGIGTSQIRDVLATGCVAMEKQKVRRIEVTGELGEGVTAKDIILTIIGKLGTDGGVGHVYEYGGEAIENLGMEGRMSICNMSIEGGARAGYVNPDETTYEWLRETDAFEDDPEEFERLKPYWESIRTDDDAEYDDVVTIDGSAIEPTVTWGTTPGQTAGITEPIPDPDDLPEEDRDTARRAQKHMRVEPGDTMEGYDIDVAFLGSCTNARLKDLREAAAFVEGREVDDDVRAMVVPGSQRVRDAAEAEGLDEIFTEAGFDWREPGCSMCLGMNDDQLEGDEASASSSNRNFVGRQGSKEGRTVLMSPIMVAAAAVTGEVTDVREMEEVATV; the protein is encoded by the coding sequence ATGAGCGAGGGGACTCTGTACGACAAGGTGTGGGACCGACACAAGGTGACGGAGCTGCCGACCGGACAGGACCAGCTGTTCGTCGGGCTCCACCTCGTCCACGAGGTCACCAGTCCGCAGGCGTTCGGGATGCTGCGGGAGCGCGGCCAGGAGGTCGCCTTCCCGGAGCGCACGCACGCGACGGTCGACCACATCGTACCGACCGGGAACCGCGACCGACCGTTCGAGGACGAGGCGGCCGAGACCATGATGTCGGAGCTCGAGGAGAACCTCCGGGGGTCCGGCATCAACTTCTCCGACCCCGACTCCGGCGACCAAGGCATCGTCCACGTCATCGGGCCGGAGCAGGGGCTCACGCAGCCCGGTATGACGATCGTCTGCGGCGACTCCCACACGTCGACGCACGGCGCGTTCGGCGCGCTGGCGTTCGGCATCGGCACCTCGCAGATCCGCGACGTGCTGGCGACGGGCTGCGTCGCCATGGAGAAACAGAAGGTCCGCCGGATCGAGGTCACGGGCGAGCTCGGCGAGGGCGTCACCGCGAAGGACATCATCCTGACGATCATCGGGAAGCTCGGGACCGACGGCGGCGTCGGACACGTCTACGAGTACGGCGGCGAGGCCATCGAGAACCTCGGCATGGAGGGACGGATGTCCATCTGTAACATGTCCATCGAGGGCGGCGCCCGCGCGGGGTACGTCAACCCCGACGAGACCACCTACGAGTGGCTCCGGGAGACGGACGCGTTCGAAGACGATCCCGAGGAGTTCGAGCGGCTGAAGCCCTACTGGGAGTCGATCCGGACCGACGACGACGCGGAGTACGACGACGTCGTCACCATCGACGGCTCGGCGATCGAGCCGACCGTGACGTGGGGGACCACGCCCGGACAGACCGCGGGCATCACGGAGCCGATCCCGGACCCGGACGATCTCCCCGAGGAGGACCGCGACACCGCGCGTCGCGCACAGAAGCACATGCGCGTCGAACCGGGCGACACGATGGAGGGCTACGACATCGACGTGGCGTTCCTGGGCTCGTGTACGAACGCGCGCCTGAAGGACCTCCGCGAGGCCGCGGCGTTCGTCGAGGGCCGCGAGGTCGACGACGACGTGCGCGCGATGGTCGTGCCCGGCAGTCAGCGCGTCCGCGACGCCGCAGAGGCGGAGGGGCTTGACGAGATATTCACCGAGGCGGGCTTCGACTGGCGCGAGCCCGGCTGCTCGATGTGTCTCGGGATGAACGACGACCAGCTCGAGGGCGACGAGGCGAGCGCGTCCTCCTCGAACCGGAACTTCGTCGGCCGGCAGGGGTCGAAGGAGGGCCGGACCGTGCTGATGAGTCCGATCATGGTCGCGGCCGCGGCGGTGACCGGCGAGGTCACCGACGTCCGCGAGATGGAGGAGGTGGCGACCGTATGA
- the ilvN gene encoding acetolactate synthase small subunit, with the protein MSGDSSDSRPATDGGSAADAPDDDSRPAPSEQPGPEERPHPEGRRNLEGIRIDPVVEAEHESRRAVISALVEDEPGVLARVSGLVSRRQFNIESLTVGPTTVEGHSRITMVVEETDPGIDQIEKQMAKLKPVISVGEVSGDAVTAELVLLKVEADDPAAVHAVCDMYDGRTLDAGPRTITVQLTGDEARIDDALDAFRQFGIIEIARTGQTALARGDTPTAPGEKPGTAGEPTTHDS; encoded by the coding sequence ATGAGCGGCGATTCGTCCGACTCCCGACCCGCGACCGACGGCGGCTCCGCCGCCGATGCCCCCGACGACGACTCCCGGCCCGCGCCGAGCGAGCAGCCCGGCCCCGAGGAGCGACCCCACCCGGAGGGGCGTCGGAACCTCGAGGGGATCCGGATCGACCCCGTCGTCGAGGCGGAACACGAGTCGCGGCGCGCCGTCATCTCGGCGCTCGTGGAGGACGAGCCGGGCGTGCTCGCGCGCGTCTCCGGGCTCGTCTCCCGCCGCCAGTTCAACATCGAGAGCCTCACCGTCGGCCCGACGACCGTCGAGGGCCACTCGCGGATCACGATGGTCGTCGAGGAGACGGACCCCGGCATCGACCAGATCGAAAAGCAGATGGCGAAGCTGAAACCGGTTATCTCCGTCGGCGAGGTGTCCGGCGACGCCGTCACGGCCGAGCTGGTCCTGCTGAAGGTCGAGGCCGACGACCCCGCCGCGGTCCACGCGGTCTGCGACATGTACGACGGCCGGACGCTCGACGCCGGGCCGCGGACGATCACCGTCCAGCTCACCGGCGACGAGGCGCGGATCGACGACGCGCTGGACGCGTTCCGCCAGTTCGGCATCATCGAGATCGCCCGGACGGGCCAGACCGCGCTCGCGCGCGGCGATACCCCGACGGCGCCCGGAGAGAAACCCGGAACGGCCGGTGAACCGACGACGCACGACAGCTGA
- the leuD gene encoding 3-isopropylmalate dehydratase small subunit: MSSPEFSDGEAPAEKVTEVSGTGIPVRGNDIDTDQIIPARFLKVVTFDGLGQFAFFDQRFDDDDNEKDHPFNEEQYQGANVLVVNANFGCGSSREHAPQALMRWGIDAVVGESFAEIFAGNCLALGIPTVTADQEDIEALQDYVEANPDADVDIDVAAETITYGDTVIDATVHDAQRKALVEGVWDTTALMGANAGAVRETARSLPYVPEADIPGDGA; encoded by the coding sequence ATGAGCTCTCCCGAGTTCAGCGACGGCGAGGCGCCGGCCGAGAAGGTCACCGAGGTCTCAGGGACGGGAATCCCCGTCCGCGGGAACGACATCGACACCGACCAGATCATCCCGGCGCGGTTCCTGAAGGTCGTCACCTTCGACGGGCTGGGGCAGTTCGCCTTCTTCGACCAGCGGTTCGACGACGACGACAACGAGAAGGACCACCCGTTCAACGAGGAGCAGTACCAGGGCGCGAACGTCTTGGTAGTCAACGCCAACTTCGGCTGCGGCTCCTCGCGCGAGCACGCGCCGCAGGCGCTGATGCGCTGGGGGATCGACGCCGTCGTCGGCGAGTCGTTCGCGGAGATCTTCGCGGGCAACTGCCTCGCGCTCGGGATCCCCACGGTCACCGCCGACCAGGAGGATATCGAGGCGCTCCAGGACTACGTCGAGGCGAACCCGGACGCCGACGTCGACATCGACGTGGCCGCCGAGACGATCACGTACGGCGACACCGTGATCGACGCGACGGTCCACGACGCGCAGCGGAAGGCCCTCGTCGAGGGCGTCTGGGACACCACGGCGCTGATGGGCGCGAACGCGGGCGCCGTCCGCGAGACCGCCCGGTCGCTCCCCTACGTTCCGGAGGCGGACATCCCGGGGGACGGGGCGTGA